Proteins encoded by one window of Anopheles maculipalpis chromosome 2RL, idAnoMacuDA_375_x, whole genome shotgun sequence:
- the LOC126558895 gene encoding SPRY domain-containing protein 7, giving the protein MFCCLKSCLNGVLPAQSVHITKTSNPVQLDSSHMGHEVVIIKNGMRACGTGGVLANAPLVQSKSYFEVKLQQSGHWSIGLATQQTDLNQSVGGKDRESWCLNSNHLVLHGGDVIYRLDASKGAGVPNGGQNSPGHSTTTTAPGTVPVDLGPVSAPAFPPAPGSASAAEGGLPQEGDTIGVAYDHVELNFYLNGKNLNVPVLNVRGTVHPCLFVDDGAILDIVLDNFAYGPPPGFERILVEQSLL; this is encoded by the exons ATGTTTTGCTGTCTAAAGAGCTGCCTGAATGGTGTGCTGCCGGCTCAGTCCGTACACATCACGAAAACGTCCAACCCGGTGCAGCTCGATTCGTCACATATgg GTCACGAAGTGGTTATTATCAAGAACGGAATGCGAGCCTGCGGAACGGGCGGAGTACTGGCGAATGCACCGCTCGTTCAGTCCAAATCTTACTTCGAGGTGAAGCTGCAACAGTCGGGCCACTGGTCGATCGGACTAGCCACGCAGCAGACGGATCTGAATCAGTCGGTCGGAGGAAAGGATCGGGAATCGTGGTGTCTCAACTCAAACCATCTGGTGCTGCACGGTGGCGATGTTATCTACCGCTTGGATGCTAGCAAAGGTGCAGGAGTGCCGAACGGAGGTCAGAACTCACCCGGtcacagcaccaccaccaccgcccctGGCACAGTGCCCGTTGATCTTGGGCCCGTGTCTGCGCCAGCATTTCCTCCAGCGCCCGGTAGTGCCTCTGCTGCGGAAGGTGGTTTGCCGCAGGAAGGGGACACGATAGGCGTCGCGTACGATCACGTCGAGCTAAATTTCTACCTGAACGGGAAGAACCTGAATGTGCCGGTACTGAACGTGCGCGGAACCGTCCATCCCTGTCTGTTCGTGGACGACGGTGCGATCCTTGATATTGTGCTGGATAACTTTGCGTATGGGCCTCCGCCCGGTTTTGAGCGCATTCTGGTCGAGCAGTCGTTGCTTTGA